A single region of the Candidatus Cloacimonas sp. genome encodes:
- a CDS encoding FAD-dependent oxidoreductase — protein MIEVILNGKTVKTEAGITILELCRRQNIDIPTLCNDEELNPYGSCWVCLVAVKGRKGFVTSCGTNISEGMEIITESEEIIRARKMALELLISNHYADCVAPCTIACPDQVDIQTYISLIANGKFHEAVKVIKERLPLPLSIGRICPAFCEKECRRQIVEESVAIRQLKRYAADVDNEDVWNYVPEKLPAKNKKVAIIGAGPSGLTCGYYLSNWGYEVIIYEAAPQAGGWLRYGIPEFRLPKDVLDAEIELMCTNGMQIEYNEQLGKDIYLQDIADSYDAVYLAIGAQKAVPMPVKGSDLEGCFLGVDFLKAHALGNSPDLGLKVAIVGGGNTAVDCARTAIRKGCEVAVIYRRTKAEMPAEPSEIVACEKEGVKFFYLANPVEYIGKGGHLTSVKIEKMRLGEPDKSGRKRPEPTGEFFELPFDSIIAAISQVPEVDIFTEEKNYVADKILPVSRWQTAIVDETTMFTGLGNVFAGGDFRRGAATAIEAIADGRIAAKAIDNFLATGEIAAENVQFDSKKAKSVKDISPAEYSIFTPKKRKEMPELPLEEAKNSFKEVELGFGEEDAIKEAKRCLECGCFVNETCSLRKYCSDYLVDPAHFLGGINKHPIDYSHPFIVRDANKCINCGRCIRTCAEIQGPAVLGYIYRGFATLVAPEFGDSLTKTSCLSCGKCVDVCPVGALTERNRHFKFNPHPKDISLQNCALCGVGCEIQTETQAGTITKITTPQKEPGFNGKNLCFKGRFGWQGLYDKDRLNVPLLKQNGHFKKISWQEASSLIAEKMALGNSQRFEISPYISLEEMLMLQRVADKYETKLCANPAFAHFSDAFLSLKPESEPYKMLENYDEYVVYGELNQVLATLIRLQQRKGKKLVLVNYPESPYRRFADANYANLQEVQATQKTLFVYNQNRITEQEAYNLWCFASKIGTENILVSTDYRNHLGFLAMKPDFSEKVADFVLGWGIYPALADQAKFSIAIMNFQDETAPVDLLIPSPSFLEMEGTSLSDLAQVTKSVNPAKSILINELMRLFYKLKWIHPNSAETPFWNYEAEKLLISLQNYAPMKFEPSFIKPENLQKGINAIPAQAEKYIADLFELRQQPASF, from the coding sequence ATGATAGAAGTAATTTTAAACGGAAAAACAGTGAAAACGGAAGCCGGAATCACCATTCTGGAACTCTGCCGACGGCAAAATATTGATATTCCCACTTTATGTAATGACGAAGAACTAAATCCTTACGGTTCCTGTTGGGTATGTTTGGTAGCGGTGAAAGGCAGAAAGGGCTTTGTAACTTCCTGCGGAACTAATATTTCGGAAGGGATGGAAATAATAACCGAGAGCGAAGAAATAATCCGGGCACGCAAAATGGCTTTGGAATTGCTGATTTCCAATCATTATGCAGATTGCGTTGCTCCTTGCACAATTGCCTGTCCCGATCAAGTTGATATTCAGACCTATATTTCTTTAATTGCCAATGGCAAATTTCACGAAGCGGTGAAAGTGATTAAAGAAAGATTGCCGTTACCACTTTCCATCGGAAGGATTTGTCCCGCTTTTTGTGAAAAAGAATGCCGCAGACAAATTGTGGAAGAAAGTGTCGCCATTCGTCAGTTAAAAAGATATGCCGCCGATGTGGACAATGAAGATGTGTGGAATTATGTTCCCGAAAAGCTGCCCGCAAAAAATAAAAAAGTTGCCATTATCGGAGCCGGACCCAGCGGACTTACCTGTGGCTATTATCTTTCCAATTGGGGCTATGAAGTTATCATTTATGAAGCAGCTCCTCAGGCAGGAGGTTGGCTGCGTTATGGAATTCCGGAATTTCGTTTGCCGAAAGATGTTTTGGATGCTGAAATTGAATTGATGTGCACCAATGGAATGCAGATTGAATATAATGAACAATTGGGTAAAGATATTTATTTGCAAGACATAGCAGATAGTTATGATGCCGTATATCTTGCCATCGGAGCTCAAAAAGCTGTTCCAATGCCTGTGAAAGGTAGCGATTTGGAAGGTTGCTTTTTAGGGGTTGATTTTTTGAAAGCACACGCCTTGGGCAATTCACCCGATTTAGGACTAAAAGTAGCCATCGTGGGAGGAGGAAATACCGCGGTTGATTGTGCTCGAACCGCTATTAGAAAGGGTTGTGAAGTTGCTGTCATTTATCGAAGAACAAAAGCTGAAATGCCTGCCGAGCCAAGTGAAATTGTTGCCTGCGAAAAGGAAGGCGTGAAATTTTTCTACCTTGCCAATCCAGTTGAATATATTGGCAAAGGCGGACATCTAACCAGCGTAAAAATAGAAAAAATGCGTTTAGGCGAACCTGATAAAAGTGGAAGAAAAAGACCCGAACCCACCGGTGAATTTTTTGAACTGCCTTTTGATAGTATCATTGCTGCCATTTCCCAAGTTCCTGAGGTGGATATCTTTACGGAAGAGAAGAATTATGTTGCGGATAAAATATTGCCCGTTTCGCGTTGGCAAACGGCTATCGTAGATGAAACAACTATGTTTACCGGCTTAGGAAATGTGTTTGCCGGAGGCGATTTTAGAAGAGGCGCCGCCACCGCGATTGAGGCAATTGCGGATGGAAGAATTGCCGCAAAGGCAATAGATAACTTTTTGGCAACGGGAGAGATAGCTGCAGAAAATGTTCAGTTTGACAGTAAAAAAGCTAAAAGCGTGAAAGATATCAGTCCGGCAGAGTATTCTATTTTTACACCCAAAAAGCGGAAAGAAATGCCAGAATTGCCTTTGGAAGAAGCAAAAAATAGTTTTAAAGAAGTGGAACTGGGCTTTGGGGAAGAAGATGCCATCAAGGAAGCAAAACGCTGTTTGGAATGTGGTTGTTTTGTCAATGAGACCTGTTCGCTGCGCAAATATTGTAGTGACTATTTAGTAGATCCAGCCCACTTTTTGGGGGGCATTAATAAGCATCCGATTGATTACAGCCATCCTTTTATTGTGCGCGATGCCAATAAATGTATAAATTGTGGACGCTGCATTAGAACCTGTGCCGAAATTCAAGGTCCAGCCGTTTTGGGCTATATTTATAGAGGTTTTGCCACTTTGGTGGCTCCCGAATTTGGTGATTCTTTAACCAAAACCAGCTGCCTTTCCTGTGGAAAATGTGTAGATGTTTGTCCGGTGGGTGCTTTAACGGAAAGAAATAGGCACTTTAAATTCAATCCTCATCCCAAAGATATCTCATTGCAAAATTGTGCTTTATGTGGAGTTGGTTGTGAAATTCAAACCGAAACCCAAGCAGGAACCATTACCAAAATTACTACGCCGCAAAAAGAGCCCGGTTTTAATGGTAAGAATTTATGTTTTAAAGGTCGTTTCGGCTGGCAAGGTCTTTATGACAAAGATAGATTGAATGTTCCTCTGCTAAAGCAAAATGGTCATTTTAAAAAAATTAGCTGGCAAGAAGCATCCTCTCTTATAGCTGAAAAAATGGCATTGGGCAATTCCCAACGCTTTGAAATAAGCCCTTATATTTCTCTGGAAGAAATGCTAATGCTGCAAAGGGTTGCCGATAAATATGAAACGAAGCTTTGTGCCAATCCTGCCTTTGCCCATTTTAGCGATGCTTTCCTATCCTTAAAACCAGAAAGTGAACCCTATAAAATGCTGGAAAATTATGATGAATATGTTGTTTATGGAGAATTAAATCAGGTTCTGGCAACTTTAATCCGCTTACAGCAAAGGAAAGGAAAGAAATTAGTTCTGGTAAATTATCCGGAAAGCCCTTACCGTCGTTTTGCCGATGCTAACTATGCTAATTTGCAAGAAGTTCAGGCAACCCAGAAGACGCTCTTTGTCTATAATCAAAATCGGATTACTGAACAGGAAGCATATAATTTATGGTGTTTTGCCTCTAAAATAGGAACTGAGAATATACTGGTTTCTACGGATTATCGTAATCATCTGGGGTTTTTGGCTATGAAACCGGATTTTTCTGAAAAAGTTGCTGATTTCGTTTTAGGTTGGGGTATATATCCTGCTTTGGCTGATCAGGCAAAATTCAGCATTGCCATAATGAATTTCCAGGATGAAACTGCACCCGTGGATTTATTAATTCCGTCTCCCAGTTTTTTGGAAATGGAAGGAACTTCATTAAGTGATTTAGCGCAGGTAACAAAAAGTGTCAATCCTGCTAAATCCATACTTATCAATGAATTGATGCGTTTATTTTACAAACTGAAATGGATTCATCCCAATAGCGCAGAAACTCCTTTCTGGAATTATGAAGCGGAAAAGTTGTTGATTAGTTTGCAAAATTACGCTCCTATGAAGTTTGAGCCATCCTTTATTAAGCCAGAGAATTTGCAGAAAGGGATTAATGCTATCCCGGCGCAGGCAGAAAAATATATTGCTGACCTTTTTGAATTGCGTCAACAGCCCGCAAGCTTTTAA
- a CDS encoding NADH-quinone oxidoreductase subunit NuoF translates to MNNISVKVGLASCGVAAGAKEVYNALKQYLKENSNLPVTLKKTACIGMCFEEPIVQFEGSELGSIHIGKANPATITKILEDYLAGIVPAENVILAEKYAGKHNALLANQKRIVLRNCGIIDPENIEDYEARDGYKALPKALSMDREAIIEEIKKSGLRGRGGAGFPTGLKWQLCAKEESAKKYVICNADEGDPGAFMDRSTLEGDPHSVIEGMIIGAYAIGANEGYIYCRAEYPMALEHLKIAISAAEQKGYLGKNILGSAFSFDLHIKEGAGAFVCGEETALMQSIEGKRGMPTLRPPYPAAKGLWGKPTNNNNVETWANIPWIIINGAEEFHKFGTEKSPGTKVFALAGKIAGSGLIEVPMGIALKDIIYKVGGGMKTSKPFKAVQMGGPSGGCIPAEKLDTIVDYDSITATGAIMGSGGMVVMDSGTCMVDVAKFFLNFTQNESCGKCTFCRIGTKRMLEILTRITEGKGELQDLNNLEELAENIIKGSLCGLGQTAPNPVLTTLRYFKDEYLAHIVDKRCPAGVCSALITYKINPEKCIGCTLCARKCPVSCISGKVKQVHTIDQTKCIKCGSCFDACKFNAVEKE, encoded by the coding sequence TTTAAAAAAGACCGCTTGCATTGGAATGTGTTTTGAAGAACCAATCGTGCAATTTGAAGGTTCTGAACTGGGTTCCATTCATATTGGAAAAGCCAATCCTGCTACAATAACTAAAATTTTGGAGGATTATCTTGCTGGCATAGTTCCCGCGGAAAATGTCATTTTAGCGGAAAAATATGCTGGTAAACATAATGCTCTTCTGGCAAATCAAAAGCGAATAGTGTTACGGAATTGCGGGATAATAGACCCGGAAAATATAGAGGATTATGAAGCCCGAGATGGTTATAAAGCATTGCCAAAAGCATTAAGTATGGATAGAGAAGCCATCATTGAAGAAATAAAAAAATCGGGTTTGAGAGGACGCGGTGGAGCGGGTTTTCCTACAGGACTAAAATGGCAACTTTGCGCTAAGGAAGAATCCGCTAAAAAATATGTGATTTGCAATGCCGATGAAGGTGATCCGGGTGCGTTTATGGATCGCAGCACTTTGGAAGGTGATCCTCATTCTGTGATTGAAGGTATGATTATTGGCGCTTATGCCATTGGCGCTAATGAGGGCTATATATACTGTAGAGCAGAATATCCTATGGCTTTGGAACATTTAAAAATTGCCATTTCCGCAGCCGAACAAAAGGGCTATCTGGGAAAAAATATCCTGGGCAGTGCTTTCAGTTTTGATTTGCATATCAAAGAGGGTGCCGGCGCTTTTGTTTGTGGAGAAGAAACTGCTTTAATGCAATCCATTGAAGGTAAAAGAGGTATGCCTACTTTGCGTCCACCTTATCCGGCTGCTAAAGGTCTTTGGGGAAAGCCAACCAATAATAATAATGTGGAAACCTGGGCAAATATCCCCTGGATAATTATCAACGGAGCCGAGGAATTTCACAAATTTGGAACGGAAAAATCCCCAGGAACCAAGGTTTTTGCCTTGGCGGGCAAAATTGCCGGTAGCGGATTAATTGAAGTTCCAATGGGAATTGCCCTTAAAGATATTATCTATAAAGTCGGCGGCGGAATGAAGACATCCAAACCCTTCAAGGCAGTGCAAATGGGAGGTCCTTCCGGAGGATGCATTCCGGCCGAAAAACTTGATACCATAGTAGATTATGATTCTATTACGGCTACAGGTGCAATTATGGGTTCCGGAGGAATGGTGGTAATGGATAGTGGAACTTGTATGGTTGATGTAGCCAAGTTTTTTCTTAATTTCACCCAAAATGAATCCTGTGGGAAATGTACTTTTTGCCGCATTGGAACTAAACGAATGTTGGAAATTTTAACGCGCATCACGGAAGGCAAAGGTGAATTGCAAGACCTAAACAACCTGGAAGAACTGGCAGAAAATATAATCAAGGGCTCACTTTGCGGTTTGGGACAAACGGCTCCCAATCCGGTTTTAACTACTTTGCGCTATTTTAAGGATGAATATTTGGCTCATATTGTAGATAAACGCTGTCCCGCAGGGGTTTGTTCTGCTTTGATAACCTATAAAATCAATCCTGAAAAATGTATCGGTTGCACTCTTTGTGCCCGAAAATGTCCCGTTTCCTGCATTTCCGGAAAAGTGAAACAAGTGCATACCATAGACCAAACTAAATGTATAAAATGCGGTTCTTGTTTTGATGCCTGTAAATTTAATGCAGTAGAAAAAGAATAG